A genomic region of Gossypium hirsutum isolate 1008001.06 chromosome D01, Gossypium_hirsutum_v2.1, whole genome shotgun sequence contains the following coding sequences:
- the LOC107917190 gene encoding uncharacterized protein has translation MSKLKVAVAGVMRGPSRGWLVGFRMITSMSDIFNIEVKAVLEGLKLAWDRGFRQIEVESDNSFLINVLQNDLAVVSSIDEIRLILDWYSKDWQVKFRYIQRDSNKVVDQLAKMDRGRVNCLVIHEDPPHSVNCERFAGGGYSSINNG, from the coding sequence ATGAGCAAATTAAAGGTAGCAGTAGCTGGGGTGATGAGAGGACCAAGTAGAGGCTGGCTAGTGGGCTTCAGAATGATAACAAGTATGTCAGATATCTTTAATATCGAAGTTAAGGCTGTTCTAGAAGGTCTGAAATTAGCTTGGGATAGAGGATTCAGGCAAATAGAAGTTGAAAGTGATAactcatttttaattaatgtattgCAGAATGATCTAGCAGTAGTAAGTAGTATTGATGAAATTAGATTGATACTTGATTGGTACTCCAAGGATTGGCAAGTTAAGTTTCGATACATTCAGAGGGATAGCAATAAAGTTGTTGACCAATTAGCTAAAATGGACAGAGGCAGAGTTAATTGCTTGGTTATTCATGAAGATCCACCTCATTCTGTGAATTGTGAAAGGTTTGCTGGAGGAGGATATTCGTCAATCAATAATGGATAA
- the LOC107917562 gene encoding uncharacterized protein — protein sequence MVCFCFLVDQRHMLMSSKPAAGTCLRCRSGASVGLMKTVTRFCYVPIYWKSWKAIICTFCGAVLKSYR from the coding sequence ATGGTGTGCTTTTGTTTCCTAGTGGACCAAAGGCATATGCTGATGAGCAGCAAGCCGGCAGCCGGGACATGCTTGCGGTGCCGCAGCGGAGCAAGTGTCGGGCTCATGAAAACGGTTACCCGTTTTTGTTATGTCCCAATTTATTGGAAATCTTGGAAGGCTATAATCTGCACATTTTGTGGAGCTGTTCTTAAATCATACAGATGA